In Liolophura sinensis isolate JHLJ2023 chromosome 2, CUHK_Ljap_v2, whole genome shotgun sequence, a genomic segment contains:
- the LOC135462999 gene encoding zinc finger protein 358-like has product MSDADVMAEAYSSNGNVSYNDMQVNASRITCRFCGKRFAQAGYVKAHERLHTGEKPYHCSVCGKRFSDPSNWKKHEKVHFKNKTNNPPALQEKPDNTSNTPPSPPAPPTKHLSYQYPLLPSRKLRPDSSSVNNTCKICGKIFASQSSLAIHRRIHTGERPYKCETCGKGFTQIGTLRTHERIHTGEKPYECRVCGKTFAQCGSYRMHEKRHFNDYNYRCQICYGSFSSWQELENHVKTAHDLDKYVLESSPVAGATANEMHNFGSMEQSNNSRSTPMDGLNMSHEDLAVSITNGDMNSGQGPMPPLPGSLPPHTPDPRAFTPEMLAAAYGPTLMTNGGMLVMATSDHSRSIGAYPRDILPMRPDLHKSPASSPEGTNTVTTTTIMMPSSRKPSTDSHLSGQLSNQDQPYDLSSKSDLDTRGCESPRDENTPSENCSFSSGQSNEPTDLSIKEERPQLTITNLRKRLSNHSSNNRKQKHPMRRCNSSNDYESLQPSSTGISTTADSPPEDMKDAEDHTLVDYLLTKGKVFKCQHCKVIFEDCTLYLLHNGFHSHDGDPFRCGICKAACKDRFDFNCHLTGHIK; this is encoded by the exons ATGTCAGATGCAGATGTTATGGCGGAGGCCTATTCCAGCAATGGGAACGTATCATATAATGATATGCAAGTGAACGCCAGTCGCATAACTTGCCGCTTTTGTGGGAAACGTTTCGCTCAAGCCGGATATGTTAAAGCCCATGAGAGACTGCATACCGGTGAAAAACCTTACCATTGTTCAGTGTGCGGGAAGCGATTCAGTGACCCCAGCAACTGGAAGAAACACGAGAAGGTACATTtcaagaacaaaacaaacaatccaCCGGCCCTTCAGGAGAAGCCGGACAACACGTCGAACACCCCACCGTCACCCCCAGCGCCCCCCACCAAACACTTGTCTTACCAGTACCCACTTCTTCCCTCGAGGAAGCTCCGACCCGATTCTTCGTCGGTGAATAACACCTGCAAAATTTGCGGCAAGATTTTTGCTAGTCAGAGTAGCTTGGCCATACACCGGCGCATCCACACAGGAGAGAGACCGTACAAATGTGAGACGTGTGGGAAGGGATTCACGCAGATCGGCACTCTACGCACCCACGAGAGGATTCACACAGGAGAAAAGCCGTACGAGTGTCGCGTGTGCGGCAAGACCTTCGCGCAGTGCGGCAGCTATCGCATGCACGAGAAGCGACACTTTAACGACTACAACTATCGCTGCCAGATCTGTTACGGTAGCTTCAGTTCCTGGCAAGAGCTGGAGAATCATGTCAAGACCGCACACGACCTGGATAAGTACGTGTTAGAGTCTTCGCCCGTGGCGGGCGCCACTGCCAATGAAATGCACAACTTCGGGAGCATGGAGCAGTCGAACAACTCACGGTCCACTCCCATGGATGGTCTGAACATGAGTCACGAAGATCTGGCCGTCAGCATAACTAATGGAGACATGAATTCTGGTCAAGGCCCCATGCCACCGCTTCCTGGAAGCCTCCCGCCTCATACACCCGACCCAAGGGCATTCACGCCCGAAATGCTGGCAGCGGCTTATGGCCCCACCCTCATGACGAACGGAGGTATGCTCGTCATGGCGACGTCCGACCACTCGAGGTCGATAGGGGCTTACCCCCGGGACATTCTCCCAATGAGACCTGATCTGCACAAATCCCCCGCTTCTTCTCCAGAAGGGACCAACACTGTTACCACGACGACCATTATGATGCCCAGCTCTCGCAAGCCTAGCACGGACTCTCACCTCTCCGGACAGCTCTCCAATCAGGACCAGCCCTACGATCTGAGCTCCAAGAGCGACCTGGACACCCGTGGATGCGAGTCTCCCCGCGACGAGAACACCCCATCTGAGAACTGCAGCTTCTCCAGCGGACAGTCGAACGAACCGACGGACCTGTCAATCAAAGAGGAGCGCCCTCAGCTGACCATTACCAACCTGCGCAAGCGCCTGTCAAACCACTCTTCTAACAACCGGAAGCAGAAGCACCCTATGCGGCGCTGCAACAGTAGCAACGACTACGAAAGTTTGCAACCCAGTTCCACGGGAATCAGCACGACAGCAGACAGTCCGCCGGAGGACATGAAAGAC GCCGAAGACCACACCTTGGTGGATTACCTGCTCACAAAGGGGAAAGTCTTCAAGTGTCAACACTGTAAAGTCATCTTCGAGGATTGCACTCTTTACCTTCTTCACAATGGCTTCCACTCGCACGACGGAGATCCTTTCCGATGTGGGATATGCAAAGCGGCCTGTAAAGATCGCTTTGATTTCAATTGCCATCTAACAGGCCACATTAAATAG